From one Caldithrix abyssi DSM 13497 genomic stretch:
- a CDS encoding Spy/CpxP family protein refolding chaperone: MRKTIISLFVVLTLMVSFSTVFSQGMGWQRPGAGVWATVNLNLTSDQMQKLQTMQQDYLKEITPIQSELTLKTQELRTLMVNPAANADQIMAKQNEVFSLRQKLQKVALKYRLNARKILTPEQIALLPAGCGLGFVFGGGYGLGAGMGRRAFYRGQGRGMGMGAGMGFGAGRGRGIGAGRGIYCPYRVW, translated from the coding sequence ATGAGAAAAACAATCATTTCTCTCTTCGTCGTCTTGACGTTAATGGTCTCTTTTTCTACTGTTTTTTCGCAAGGAATGGGCTGGCAACGGCCGGGAGCAGGCGTTTGGGCTACGGTTAACCTGAATTTAACCAGCGATCAAATGCAAAAGCTGCAAACCATGCAGCAGGATTATCTTAAGGAGATCACGCCGATTCAAAGCGAATTGACCTTAAAAACCCAGGAGCTTCGTACGCTGATGGTCAATCCTGCGGCCAATGCAGATCAGATAATGGCCAAGCAAAACGAGGTCTTTAGCTTAAGACAGAAGCTGCAGAAGGTCGCTTTAAAATATCGGCTCAATGCGCGGAAAATATTGACGCCTGAGCAAATTGCCTTGCTGCCAGCCGGTTGCGGACTGGGTTTTGTGTTCGGCGGCGGTTACGGACTGGGCGCGGGCATGGGCCGACGCGCCTTCTATCGCGGACAGGGAAGAGGCATGGGCATGGGCGCCGGCATGGGATTTGGCGCCGGTCGCGGCCGGGGCATAGGCGCGGGTCGCGGAATTTATTGCCCATACCGCGTGTGGTAA
- a CDS encoding response regulator — MNRWGRPITILMAEDDKDDQLLVRDSFDECHLVNELLFVEDGQQLIDYLKRRPPYNDEEKAPFPDIILLDLNMPRKDGREALEEIKRDPELKHIPVIVLTTSKAEEDILRSYKLGVAGFISKPVTFNGLVQVVRTLTDYWFQIVKLPPKLV; from the coding sequence ATGAACAGATGGGGCAGGCCCATTACCATTCTCATGGCAGAAGACGATAAAGACGACCAGCTGCTGGTGCGTGATTCTTTTGACGAATGCCACCTGGTAAATGAGCTCCTGTTTGTTGAAGATGGGCAACAACTGATTGACTACTTAAAACGTCGCCCGCCGTATAACGACGAAGAAAAAGCGCCTTTTCCGGATATTATTTTGCTGGATTTAAACATGCCCCGCAAAGACGGGCGCGAAGCGCTGGAAGAGATTAAACGCGATCCAGAATTAAAACATATTCCAGTAATCGTTTTAACCACTTCAAAAGCCGAAGAAGATATTTTACGCAGCTATAAGTTGGGCGTGGCCGGCTTTATCAGCAAACCCGTTACTTTTAACGGTCTGGTGCAGGTGGTCCGAACGCTGACCGATTACTGGTTTCAAATTGTCAAATTGCCGCCCAAATTGGTTTAA
- a CDS encoding UbiD family decarboxylase, whose translation MYRSLLECIIDLEKHGHLIRIQEEVDPRLEMAAIHRRVFAAGGPALLFERVKGSPFPAVSNLFGTLERARFIFRKTLPKVEMMMRMAAHPESALKNPLQTLKVLPAIVDLLPRKVRSAPVLKRRTRVSQLPQLQSWPADGGAFLTLPQVLTLDPDNPSLLKSNLGMYRVQISGNQYQPDEQIGLHYQIHRGIGVHHARALQRGEKLKVSIFLGGPPAHTLAAVMPLPEGMSELSFAGLLAGRRFRYLNYRGWIVSAEADFVILGTMEEELLPEGPFGDHLGYYSLAHDFPVLRVETVFHRPKAIFPFTVVGRPPQEDTIFGKLIHEITAPMIPKSLPGVKAVHAVDESGVHPLLLAIGSERYVPYEQRQPMELLTQAQAILGFGQLSLAKYLLIVAEEDDPQLNINDIQAFFRHLLSRIDLQRDLHFFTETTIDTLDYSGAKLNHGSKVVMAAAGKIKKELGYRLPQNLKLPPDFKNLKRIMPGVLALEAKAFTTYEQAQKEIRVLEEALPLSLADSFPLIVVADDSEFVGASLANFLWVTFTRSNPSHDIYGIGEFVEHKHWGCKGSLIIDARIKPHHAPPLQEDPAVEKRVDELAARGHSLHGVI comes from the coding sequence ATGTACCGATCGCTTCTTGAATGTATTATCGACCTGGAAAAGCACGGCCACCTCATTCGCATACAAGAAGAGGTTGATCCCCGCCTCGAGATGGCCGCCATCCACCGCCGCGTTTTTGCCGCGGGCGGGCCGGCTCTGCTCTTTGAACGCGTTAAAGGCAGTCCCTTTCCGGCGGTTTCTAATCTGTTTGGCACGCTGGAACGGGCGCGTTTTATCTTTCGCAAAACCCTGCCCAAAGTAGAAATGATGATGCGCATGGCGGCGCATCCGGAGAGCGCTTTAAAAAATCCCCTGCAAACATTAAAGGTGTTGCCAGCCATTGTTGATCTGTTGCCGCGGAAAGTTCGCTCAGCGCCTGTTCTAAAAAGGCGAACCAGGGTCAGCCAATTGCCGCAGCTCCAGAGCTGGCCGGCAGACGGGGGCGCGTTTTTGACCCTGCCTCAGGTACTAACCCTGGATCCAGACAACCCTTCGTTATTAAAAAGCAATCTGGGCATGTACCGCGTGCAGATCTCCGGCAATCAATATCAGCCCGATGAACAAATAGGGCTTCATTACCAGATTCATCGCGGTATCGGCGTGCACCACGCCCGGGCCCTGCAACGCGGCGAAAAGCTGAAAGTCAGCATCTTTTTAGGCGGCCCGCCGGCGCATACCCTGGCGGCCGTGATGCCCCTGCCCGAAGGCATGAGCGAGCTGTCCTTTGCCGGACTACTGGCCGGTCGGCGCTTTCGCTATCTGAACTACCGGGGCTGGATTGTCTCGGCCGAGGCCGACTTTGTCATTCTGGGAACCATGGAAGAAGAGCTGCTGCCCGAAGGCCCCTTTGGCGATCATCTGGGATATTACAGCCTGGCGCATGATTTTCCGGTTCTGCGCGTGGAAACCGTGTTCCACCGTCCGAAAGCCATTTTCCCTTTTACGGTGGTTGGCCGGCCGCCGCAGGAAGACACCATCTTTGGAAAATTGATTCACGAAATCACCGCGCCCATGATCCCTAAAAGTCTGCCCGGCGTTAAAGCGGTGCACGCGGTTGACGAAAGCGGGGTGCATCCCTTATTGCTGGCCATTGGCAGCGAACGCTACGTGCCTTACGAACAACGCCAGCCGATGGAGCTGCTAACCCAGGCCCAGGCCATTTTGGGCTTTGGCCAACTTTCCCTTGCCAAGTATTTGCTCATTGTGGCCGAAGAAGACGACCCCCAGCTAAACATCAATGACATCCAGGCCTTTTTCAGACATTTGCTTTCCAGAATAGATTTACAGCGCGATTTGCACTTTTTCACGGAAACCACCATCGATACCCTGGATTACAGCGGCGCTAAACTGAACCATGGCTCTAAAGTGGTAATGGCTGCCGCCGGAAAAATAAAAAAGGAATTGGGCTACCGGCTTCCGCAAAACCTGAAATTACCTCCCGACTTTAAGAATTTAAAACGCATTATGCCCGGGGTGCTGGCCCTGGAAGCAAAGGCGTTTACCACTTACGAGCAGGCGCAAAAAGAGATACGCGTGCTGGAAGAAGCCCTGCCCCTTTCACTGGCTGATTCCTTTCCCCTAATAGTTGTGGCGGATGATAGCGAGTTTGTCGGCGCCAGTCTGGCCAATTTTTTATGGGTTACGTTTACCCGCTCCAATCCCTCCCATGATATTTACGGAATAGGTGAATTTGTTGAGCACAAACACTGGGGCTGTAAGGGCAGCTTGATCATCGACGCCCGAATCAAACCGCACCATGCGCCGCCGCTGCAAGAAGACCCGGCCGTGGAAAAACGAGTGGATGAACTGGCTGCCAGAGGTCACAGTTTGCACGGCGTTATTTGA
- a CDS encoding response regulator, translated as MAPKTIRVLMIEDDREDILFMKDILQNTRKNFKLSTCTSLKDAKKALSKHKFDVILVDLNLPDSQGFDTIQALQEIAYDIPKIAISVLDDPELTAKILKVGAQDYLPKQLLPANFIERIIVHALERHNLYKTIEMSEKLTNKILEEISDGVLLINEKNEILFQNKAAENLLNKGLLMSNGWSFEMAGDKTEIKELVLNDPAGAPFYVQVRKTSLQWRGSPAFLYTIADLTDRKLFEEELKRKESILKVISQSARQLLRSRSWDKYIDLILRQLGNVARVDRVCLFQNYRDEKGRLYARQKNKWIAPEKEAQLQNQNLQNIPLKEAGLERWIEELSKGRLIYGDIENFPVSEKKMLQELEIESMLVAPIFVADQWWGFLCFDSCHETRNWSYSEREALLLAADILGAAVQRERNEKKMLENASKFQRFIDVATFGILLIKKERIIFANSTMVNIMKMTSEAEMVGKTIKEVVHPDDLPEVEKNIEKLYKTANQSHEFEFRMIRPNNTVAIVEGLASFIEEEKDTFLIFIKDISDRKKTEQELKKTYKILNRLLEANTTVLFSGPLTERFSPNHISQNIKGLMGFEAQEIIENPQIYFDGLHPEDRAKVLKAMEQFKKTGRISLEYRFKHKNGHFIWIYDERAVVKEENTEPEMNGFWLDISLKKKYEQQYTRAQRLESLGTLAGGIAHDLNNVLTPILMGTELLKHMVKDERAIKSLELMETSAQRGASLIKQVLAFARGTEGERTVVQVRYLISEAVKMVEQTFPKHIQLSIDVADDLWPIMADASQIHQVLMNMLVNARDAMPNGGSLQITAENLMLDEQYALSLGNAPKGPYVMITISDTGTGIAADMIDKIFDPFFTTKEIGKGTGMGLATAHRIIDEHGGFINVYSEANKGTSFKIYLPAHKRAREETPVKEDDVPMGEGQCILLIEDEVSVREITKKTLETNGYAVFTAADGPEGIAVFADNLDTINLIITDMSMPLMDGPSVVRALKRISETIKIIAISGRDDEVSSLKLINVPFIQKPFTASTLLKEVHQALTEK; from the coding sequence ATGGCCCCCAAAACAATAAGGGTATTAATGATCGAAGACGATCGGGAAGATATCCTGTTTATGAAGGATATTTTACAAAATACCCGCAAGAATTTTAAATTATCCACCTGCACCAGTTTAAAAGACGCTAAAAAGGCGCTTTCGAAGCATAAGTTCGACGTTATTCTGGTGGATCTGAATTTGCCCGATAGTCAGGGCTTTGACACGATCCAGGCCTTACAGGAAATCGCTTATGATATTCCCAAAATTGCCATCAGCGTTCTGGATGATCCGGAATTAACCGCAAAAATTTTAAAGGTTGGGGCGCAGGATTATTTGCCAAAGCAGTTGCTTCCCGCCAATTTTATTGAACGCATTATTGTTCACGCTCTTGAGCGTCACAATCTCTACAAAACAATTGAAATGAGCGAAAAGTTGACCAACAAAATTCTGGAGGAGATTTCCGACGGAGTTTTGCTGATCAACGAAAAAAACGAAATCCTCTTTCAGAATAAAGCCGCGGAAAACCTCTTAAATAAAGGTTTGTTAATGTCGAATGGCTGGAGTTTCGAAATGGCCGGGGATAAAACGGAAATTAAAGAACTCGTTTTGAATGACCCTGCCGGCGCGCCTTTTTATGTGCAGGTTCGTAAAACTTCATTGCAATGGCGCGGCAGCCCCGCTTTCTTATATACCATTGCTGATTTGACCGACAGAAAATTATTCGAAGAGGAGTTAAAGCGCAAAGAATCGATTCTCAAGGTAATCAGCCAAAGCGCCAGGCAGTTGTTGCGCTCCAGAAGCTGGGACAAGTACATCGATTTAATTTTACGACAACTGGGCAATGTGGCGCGTGTTGACCGGGTTTGCTTATTCCAGAATTATCGGGACGAAAAAGGGCGCTTATACGCCAGACAGAAAAACAAGTGGATTGCTCCGGAGAAAGAAGCTCAATTGCAGAATCAGAATTTACAGAATATTCCATTAAAAGAGGCGGGGCTGGAGCGATGGATTGAAGAGTTGAGCAAAGGCCGTCTTATTTACGGAGATATTGAAAATTTCCCTGTTTCTGAAAAAAAGATGCTGCAAGAGCTGGAGATTGAGTCCATGCTGGTTGCGCCCATTTTTGTGGCCGACCAGTGGTGGGGATTTTTATGTTTTGATTCCTGTCATGAAACGCGAAACTGGTCTTATAGCGAGCGGGAAGCGTTATTGTTGGCCGCCGATATTCTGGGCGCCGCCGTTCAAAGGGAACGCAACGAAAAGAAGATGCTGGAAAATGCCAGTAAATTTCAGCGTTTTATCGATGTGGCAACTTTTGGCATTTTGCTCATCAAAAAGGAACGCATCATCTTTGCCAATTCTACCATGGTAAACATAATGAAGATGACTTCTGAAGCAGAAATGGTGGGCAAAACCATAAAAGAAGTTGTCCATCCGGACGACTTGCCCGAAGTAGAAAAAAATATTGAAAAATTGTATAAAACGGCCAACCAATCCCACGAATTCGAATTTAGAATGATTCGCCCGAATAATACAGTAGCCATCGTCGAAGGCCTGGCCTCTTTTATCGAAGAAGAGAAAGACACCTTCCTTATTTTTATCAAAGATATCAGCGACCGCAAAAAGACTGAACAGGAGTTAAAAAAGACCTATAAAATCTTAAATCGATTGTTAGAGGCCAATACAACGGTTCTTTTTAGCGGGCCATTAACCGAGCGTTTTTCTCCAAATCATATCAGTCAGAACATTAAGGGATTAATGGGATTTGAGGCGCAGGAGATCATCGAAAATCCGCAAATTTACTTTGACGGTTTGCATCCGGAAGACAGGGCCAAGGTTTTAAAGGCCATGGAACAATTTAAAAAGACAGGTCGCATTTCACTGGAATATCGCTTCAAACACAAAAACGGTCATTTTATCTGGATTTATGATGAACGAGCGGTGGTAAAAGAAGAAAATACCGAACCAGAAATGAACGGTTTTTGGCTGGACATCAGTTTAAAGAAAAAATACGAACAACAATATACGCGCGCCCAGCGTCTGGAAAGCCTGGGAACGCTGGCCGGCGGCATCGCCCATGATTTAAACAATGTGTTGACGCCCATTTTGATGGGCACGGAGCTGCTCAAACACATGGTTAAAGATGAAAGAGCCATTAAATCGTTAGAGTTAATGGAAACCAGCGCGCAACGCGGCGCCTCTTTAATCAAACAGGTACTGGCCTTTGCCCGCGGCACCGAAGGAGAACGCACGGTTGTTCAGGTTCGTTACCTCATATCGGAAGCCGTGAAAATGGTGGAGCAAACCTTTCCCAAACACATCCAATTGAGCATCGACGTGGCCGACGATTTATGGCCAATTATGGCCGACGCTTCACAAATACACCAGGTGTTGATGAATATGCTGGTGAATGCCCGCGACGCCATGCCCAATGGAGGCTCTTTACAAATTACCGCCGAAAACTTAATGCTCGATGAACAATACGCCCTCTCTCTGGGAAATGCGCCCAAAGGGCCTTATGTGATGATTACCATCAGCGATACAGGCACGGGCATTGCCGCGGATATGATTGATAAAATTTTTGATCCGTTTTTTACCACTAAAGAGATCGGCAAAGGTACGGGCATGGGGCTGGCCACGGCCCATCGCATTATTGATGAGCACGGCGGATTCATTAACGTTTACAGCGAAGCAAATAAAGGCACCTCCTTTAAAATCTATTTGCCCGCCCATAAAAGAGCCAGAGAAGAAACGCCCGTTAAAGAAGATGATGTTCCCATGGGCGAGGGACAGTGTATTTTGCTGATCGAAGACGAAGTTTCTGTGCGGGAGATTACGAAAAAAACGCTGGAAACCAACGGCTACGCCGTGTTTACCGCAGCGGACGGTCCGGAAGGCATCGCTGTTTTTGCCGATAATTTAGATACCATCAATCTGATTATCACAGATATGTCCATGCCCTTAATGGATGGGCCGTCTGTTGTGCGCGCCTTAAAAAGAATCAGCGAAACCATTAAAATAATTGCCATTAGCGGTCGCGACGATGAAGTTAGCAGCCTGAAACTGATCAACGTGCCTTTTATCCAGAAACCGTTCACAGCATCTACTTTATTAAAAGAGGTGCATCAGGCTTTAACAGAAAAATGA
- a CDS encoding PAS domain-containing protein, with amino-acid sequence MMINENTSLSEIDVIKNEEQLLTFIPKSVLGSLFKNFSITFYMLKPDKQYGYRFLYMGKSVERLLGFKPMDFVSDAGLWLRLIHDHDRPFLLKNGRRHLEHKYQKLTYRMKNCESKYRWLRDELHPVFKDGKLDYFVGLWVDVSDEKSFEELSKENMTRFQTLIAASGQIIWSTDASGRVVEDVPGWRAFTGQSLEQVKGEGWLSSIHPEDLSNVQKAWNHALATKTDFKGEFRIRRHDGVYRWFIVRAVPVRNEEVDVHGWIGACADITEQVEREELLENYAARLEQSNRDLQEFAYIASHDLQEPARKILAFGDRLFAKYKNRLDEQGVDYLKRMMNASKRMQNLINSLLTLSRVETRGKPFERIDLSRVVDEVISDLELNIKQVEGQINTEKLPAIEADETQIYQLFENLIRNALKFHRKDVNPRIKVYWSKKRSNNHRVTIVVEDNGIGIETQYADRIFKPFQRLHARDEYEGSGMGLAICRRIVERHHGKIYFESELNKGTKFFVELPVKQKKEKI; translated from the coding sequence ATGATGATAAACGAAAACACATCTTTATCGGAGATCGATGTGATTAAAAATGAAGAGCAATTATTAACGTTTATACCCAAAAGCGTGCTCGGCTCGTTGTTTAAGAATTTTTCCATAACCTTTTATATGCTTAAACCCGATAAGCAATATGGCTATCGCTTCCTCTATATGGGAAAGAGCGTCGAACGCCTGTTGGGTTTTAAACCCATGGATTTTGTCTCCGACGCCGGTTTGTGGCTAAGGCTCATTCATGATCATGATCGCCCCTTTCTGTTAAAAAACGGCCGGCGCCATCTCGAACACAAATATCAAAAATTGACCTATCGAATGAAGAATTGCGAGAGTAAATACCGCTGGCTACGGGATGAATTGCATCCCGTTTTCAAAGACGGAAAACTGGATTATTTTGTGGGGTTATGGGTCGATGTTAGCGATGAAAAATCATTTGAAGAGCTCTCCAAAGAAAACATGACGCGCTTTCAAACGTTAATTGCCGCCAGCGGGCAGATCATCTGGAGTACGGATGCCAGCGGGCGGGTTGTGGAAGATGTTCCCGGCTGGCGCGCCTTTACCGGGCAAAGCCTGGAGCAGGTAAAGGGCGAAGGATGGCTTTCGAGCATCCATCCAGAGGACCTTTCGAACGTACAGAAGGCATGGAACCATGCGCTGGCTACAAAAACAGATTTTAAAGGAGAGTTCAGAATTCGCCGTCACGACGGGGTTTACAGATGGTTCATCGTGCGTGCGGTGCCGGTACGCAATGAGGAAGTAGACGTACACGGCTGGATTGGCGCCTGCGCCGACATCACGGAACAGGTAGAACGCGAAGAACTGCTGGAAAACTATGCCGCGCGTCTGGAGCAAAGCAATCGCGATTTGCAGGAATTTGCCTACATCGCCTCGCACGATCTGCAGGAGCCGGCGCGTAAAATTCTGGCCTTTGGCGACCGGCTTTTTGCAAAATATAAAAACCGGCTCGATGAACAGGGCGTAGATTATCTGAAACGCATGATGAACGCCAGCAAACGAATGCAAAACCTGATCAACAGTTTACTTACCCTTTCGCGCGTGGAAACCAGAGGTAAACCGTTTGAGCGGATTGATCTAAGCAGGGTTGTGGACGAGGTGATCTCAGATCTTGAATTAAACATAAAGCAGGTAGAAGGACAGATTAATACAGAAAAACTGCCGGCCATAGAAGCCGATGAAACACAAATTTACCAGCTCTTTGAAAATTTAATCAGAAATGCGTTAAAATTTCACCGGAAAGATGTTAACCCCCGGATCAAAGTGTATTGGTCTAAGAAAAGATCCAATAACCATCGCGTGACGATCGTTGTGGAAGACAACGGAATCGGGATTGAAACTCAGTACGCCGACCGCATCTTCAAACCTTTTCAGAGGCTGCACGCCCGCGATGAATATGAAGGCTCGGGCATGGGCCTGGCCATTTGCCGACGAATCGTCGAACGTCACCACGGTAAAATCTATTTTGAAAGCGAATTAAATAAAGGAACAAAATTTTTTGTAGAATTGCCAGTAAAACAAAAAAAGGAGAAAATTTGA
- a CDS encoding RNA polymerase sigma factor: protein MLFKKQKYENLSDEELVQLSLKDKDSFYYIVQRYGPKILRYIKRTTNVSQEDAEDILQEIFIKVYRNLNSYKPYLPFSSWIYRIAHNEVINHYHKTKTYKEMSRLNIESEDVKSLVEAIQEDGDVQDKVIFLENAEKIKEMLAELPAKYREVLILRYLEEKSYNEISDILRKPPGSVATLINRAKSRLKKIAEQHGLKESYE from the coding sequence ATGTTATTCAAAAAACAAAAATACGAAAATTTAAGCGATGAAGAACTGGTTCAGCTCTCTTTAAAGGATAAAGATTCATTTTATTATATTGTACAACGATATGGCCCCAAAATTCTTCGCTATATCAAACGGACCACCAACGTGAGCCAGGAAGACGCCGAAGACATTTTGCAAGAAATCTTCATCAAGGTCTATCGAAATCTCAATAGTTATAAACCGTACCTGCCATTTTCCAGCTGGATTTATCGCATTGCGCATAACGAAGTCATCAATCATTACCATAAAACAAAAACCTATAAAGAAATGAGCCGGCTAAACATCGAGAGCGAGGATGTTAAAAGTTTAGTAGAAGCCATTCAGGAAGATGGCGATGTGCAGGACAAAGTTATTTTTCTGGAGAACGCAGAAAAAATTAAAGAAATGCTGGCCGAGCTTCCTGCAAAATATCGGGAGGTACTCATCTTGCGTTATTTAGAAGAAAAAAGCTACAACGAAATAAGCGATATTTTGCGAAAACCGCCCGGCAGCGTGGCTACCTTAATCAATCGAGCGAAATCAAGATTGAAAAAAATAGCAGAACAACATGGATTAAAGGAAAGCTATGAGTGA